DNA sequence from the bacterium genome:
ATCCGGAAATAGCTACTGACTACCAGAAATATCAAAAGCACGCAAAAGCGAAATCGGAACTGGAAGAGATTGTTAATAAGTTCCGTCGCTACAAGTCTATCCTGCGCGGGATAGCCGAGACCAAAGAACTTCTCCATCAGGAAGATTCCCTGGAAATGCAAACCATGGCGCGGGAGGAGTTGGAGCGGCTGGAAGCCCAGAAGACAGAGTTGGAACAAACGCTGCAGCAAATGCTGTTGCCAAAGGATCCTCTGGATGAAAAAGGCGTCATTCTTGAAATTCGTGCCGGAACGGGCGGGGAAGAATCTGCGCTCTTTGCGGCTGAGCTATATCGTATGTACACGAAGTTTGCAGAACGTAAAGGATGGAGAATCGGTGTCATTGACAGCAATCCGACAGGCCTGGGTGGTTTCAAAGAAATTATTGCCAACGTAGAAGGCCGGGGAGTTTACAGTATTCTGAAGCATGAGTCAGGTGTTCATCGCGTTCAGCGGGTTCCCGTGACAGAAGGAAGCGGAAGGATTCATACATCCGCGGTGACTGTTGCGATCCTGCCGGAAGCAGAAGAAGTAGAAGTAGAAATCAAGGAATCAGAGCTGAAGATCGATACGTTTTGCGCGAGTGGTCCTGGAGGACAGCACGTCAATACATCGCACTCAGCCGTAAGAATTACGCACTTGCCCACCGGAATGGTTGTGAGCTGTCAGGATGAACGATCTCAATTCAAGAACCGGGCAAAGGCCTTGAAAGTTTTGCGGTCTCGTCTGTATCAGCTTGCTCAAGAGGAGCAAGCAAATGCGATCGCGAACAACCGGAAAACTCAGGTAGGTTCCGGGGACCGAAGTGAAAAAATCCGCACTTACAATTTTCCCCAGAATCGTTTGACCGATCATCGAATCAACCTCACCCTCTATCAGCTCGACCGAATCATGGAAGGGGATCTCGATGAAATCACCACAGCCTTAGGCACACATTTTCAAGCAGAAGCCCTGAAAAAACTCGTCACCGCTTG
Encoded proteins:
- the prfA gene encoding peptide chain release factor 1; translation: MIQKLEELEGKYKELNDLLSNPEIATDYQKYQKHAKAKSELEEIVNKFRRYKSILRGIAETKELLHQEDSLEMQTMAREELERLEAQKTELEQTLQQMLLPKDPLDEKGVILEIRAGTGGEESALFAAELYRMYTKFAERKGWRIGVIDSNPTGLGGFKEIIANVEGRGVYSILKHESGVHRVQRVPVTEGSGRIHTSAVTVAILPEAEEVEVEIKESELKIDTFCASGPGGQHVNTSHSAVRITHLPTGMVVSCQDERSQFKNRAKALKVLRSRLYQLAQEEQANAIANNRKTQVGSGDRSEKIRTYNFPQNRLTDHRINLTLYQLDRIMEGDLDEITTALGTHFQAEALKKLVTA